The segment CAACTACATATAACGGTATGGTACGTGCTTATGGCGTAATTTCTACAGACGCGGTTAAAGAAGTGTGCAGGAGACAGGATACTTGGGCGACCGCTTCTGCTGCTTTAGGCCGTACGATTACCATAACAGCGATGATGGGCGCCATGCTCAAAGGAGAAGACTCCATTACCGTAAAGGTACAAGGTGATGGCCCGGTCGGTGGTATCATTGCTGATGGTAATGCGAAGGCAGAGGTTCGTGGATATATATCAAATCCGCATGTTGACTTTGACTTAAATGCGTTTGGAAAATTGGATGTCGCACGTGCTGTAGGTACACAAGGAACTGTCAGTGTCGTAAAAGACCTTGGATTGAAGGATTATTTTACCGGGGAAGTTCCGATTATTTCCGGGGAAATTGGAGAAGACTTTACATATTACTTTGCACATTCGGAGCAGACACCTTCTGCTGTAGGTGCAGGTGTATTGGTTAATCCTGATCACTCGGTACTTGCTTCTGGTGGGTTTATTATTCAGGTGATGCCAGGAGCCACTGAGGAGATCATTGAACAATTAGAAGCGAGGGTTCAGGCCTTCCCTACACTATCAACACTCATTCAAGAAGGGAATACACCAGAGGGGCTCCTGGAGCACTTGTTTCCTGAGGAAGAGGTAAAGATACTTGAACGCCTCCCGGTTAAATTCCGTTGTAGATGCTCCAGAGAGCGATTTGAACAAGCCATGATTGGATTAGGAAATAAGGAAATCGAGGCCATGATTGAAGAGGACCATGGGGCAGAAGTAAGCTGTCATTTCTGCAATGAAGTCTATCATTTTACCGAAGAGGAACTTCAAACATTGATAAAACAGTAAACAAACAACTTGGAGGATAGCTATGTCGAGAAAATTACTCCTAGCACTTATTGTAGTTCTTCTGATTACAAATATTGCAACATTATTGTTTTGGGATAATGAGCAATCCATTGTAAGGAATAATGATGAAGAAATAGAGATAAACAATGACGGGTCTGTAGCATCCATCGATGGAGAAGCGATTAGCTACGAGGAATGGATGGATTCTCTCAGGAATTCTTACGGAGAAAATCAACTCGAGGCGATGATCGATCAGGCTGTTGTAAATCAATTAGCTGAAGCGAAAAAAATAGATGTTCATGAGAAGGTTATAGAACGCGAAGTTGCTTTATTAACATCGATGCAAGGAGTTACGGGCGAACAAGAATTTGAGGAAAAAGAGGAAGAATGGAGAGAAGATATACGTTATCGCTATCAATTGCAACAACTTTTGACGGAGGATACATCCATTCCTGAGGAAGAAGTTGAAAGCTATTATAATCAATATGGGAACGAATATGATTTCGCGTCTTCTATGCAGCTTTCCCATATTGTAGTGCAAAATTTTGAGACGGCAGAAAAAGTAATAGGGGAGTTAGAAGAGGGGGCTTCCTTCGATTTGCTTGCACAGGAATATTCAATAGATGAAGAGTCAGCAAGTGATGGTGGGTACCTTGGGTTTATTCGTACAAATAGTCAATTTTTCCCGAATGGGTACGAAGAGGTAGCTGCAGATATGGAGGAATATTCCTATAGCGAACCGTTTGAAGCAGATACGGGAGTAGCTATTATTTATCTTCATCGAAAACTTCAATCCATCGATTTCACCTATGATGAAATAAAGCCATATGTTGAAAGTGAGTTGGCATTGAATGAAATGGATCAATCACTCCAGGCGGATCCATTATGGGAAGAGTTAGACATAGAATGGATATATGGGGAGTAAGCTGACATAGGGTTTAACAGGTGTATTAGTTGACAATATAACGTGAAAAGCGTAAATTGTAATTAATCATACGAAATAACTAGGGATTAGGAGGCATTTCCATGAGAGTAGCTAATGATATTGCTGGTTTAATTGGGGAAACACCGATTGTTAAATTAAATCGCATGACAGATGAAGATAGTGCAGATATTTATTTGAAATTGGAATTTATGAATCCGGGCAGTTCGGTGAAAGATCGTATTGCCATGTCCATGATCGAAGCAGCAGAAAAAAATGGTTCTTTAAAAGATGGTGACACCATTATTGAGCCAACAAGCGGTAATACGGGCATTGGCCTTGCAATGGTCGGAGCAGCAAAAGGCTATAAGACGATTTTAGTAATGCCTGATACAATGAGTAAGGAACGTCGTAATCTACTCCGTGCTTATGGGGCTGAGTTAGTATTGACCCCGGGAGCTGAAGCGATGAAAGGTGCGATTAAAAAAGCAGAAGAACTAAAAGAAGAAAATGGTTATTTCATGCCACAGCAATTTAATAATGAAGCAAACACGGAAGTCCATGCACGAACCACAGGGAAAGAAATTGTTGAACAAATGAGTGATGGGCTGGACGCATTTGTTTCCGGAATTGGAACAGGTGGAACAATTACCGGTGCAGGTAAAGTGTTGAAGGATAATTTTGATGGGATTAAACTCTATGCGGTAGAGCCTGAAGACTCCCCGGTTTTATCTGGTGGATCCCCAGGTCCACATAAAATCCAGGGGCTTGGCGCAGGATTTGTTCCAAAAATATTGAATACAGACATCTATGAAGAAGTGATCCAAATATCAAATGAAGAATCATTTGAAACATCACGCAAAGTTGCAACAACCAATGGAATACTGGGAGGAGTCTCAGCTGGAGCCGCAGTTGCCGCAGCCCAAAAGGTTGCAAAACAATTAGGCAAAGGCAAGAAAGTACTTGCAGTTATACCTGATAACGGGGAACGCTATTTATCTACTCCTCTGTATCAATTTGATGAAGAATAAATAGTCTAAGGACGTGAGGGATTAGCATCGAAAATAATTTGATGCTAGTCCTTTTTTGTTATGATAAGATTAAACTAGAAAACTTGACATCCGCTAAACGTATTCTTAGAAATAAGTACTTTGCTTTCTTAGAAACCCTTATACTTGGAGCGCAAGCCATTAATAGCGGATGCATTAGCCAGCACTTATGCAGTTAAAAAAGTGGTGATACTTTCTTAACTGCTAAATAAAATTAGTGGAAGAAGGTAAAAATAGGATTATGATCTTAAAAACAACGACAAAATCATTTGATTTATCCGATCGTACACATATAATGGGGATTCTAAATGTCACCCCGGACTCTTTTTCAGATGGCGGTAGTTATACGACGATTGAAAATGCGGTTAAACAGGCTATGGAGATGGAAAAACTCGGTGCTGATATAATTGATATTGGCGGGGAATCCACACGTCCGGATCATGAGCCTGTATCAGAAGAAGAAGAGGCGCGGCGCGTTGTACCGATGATTCAAGCAGTCAAGGAAAAAATTAATATACCGATTTCCATCGACACATACAAAGCAGAAACAGCTCGCCAGGCGGTTGAAGCAGGTGCTGAAATCATTAATGACGTGTGGGGCGCGAAAATGGATCCCGAAATTGCTCATGTAGCTGCGGATTATCAAGTTCCGATTATTCTAATGCATAACCGTACAACTAAGGATTACACTTTCCTGATTGATGACATGAAAAAAGATTTAGCGGAAAGTATTACGATTGCTTTAAAAGCTGGTGTTACTAGAGAAAATATTGTGCTGGATCCGGGTGTAGGATTTGCCAAAACAGCGGAAGATAATTTAGTTGTCATGAACAACCTGGAGCAATTCGCTAATTTAGGCTACCCATTATTATTAGGAACTTCACGCAAACGATTTATCGGTGGGGTATTGGACCTTCCTGCAGAAGAACGGGATAACGGAACTGGAGCAACAACTTGTTTAGGTATCACAAAGGGTGCTCAAATCATTCGTGTACACAATGTAAAAGCAAATGCAGAAATGGCAAAAATGATGGATGCCATGCTCGCTGAAGGAGGGAAGACAGTTGGATAAAATTATGTTAAATACGATGCAATTTTATGGCTTCCATGGTTTGTTGCCGGAAGAAAATAAGCTTGGACAACGGTTTAACGTAGATGTGGAACTTTTCATGGATTTAAAAAGACCCGGCAAGACAGATGATATGAACGACTCTATCCATTATGGACAGGTCTATGAGCTTATAAAGGAAATTGCAGAAGGTGAGGCGAAGCATCTAATTGAAGCAGTAGCAGAGACTATT is part of the Virgibacillus sp. NKC19-16 genome and harbors:
- the hslO gene encoding Hsp33 family molecular chaperone HslO, with product MEDYLVKATTYNGMVRAYGVISTDAVKEVCRRQDTWATASAALGRTITITAMMGAMLKGEDSITVKVQGDGPVGGIIADGNAKAEVRGYISNPHVDFDLNAFGKLDVARAVGTQGTVSVVKDLGLKDYFTGEVPIISGEIGEDFTYYFAHSEQTPSAVGAGVLVNPDHSVLASGGFIIQVMPGATEEIIEQLEARVQAFPTLSTLIQEGNTPEGLLEHLFPEEEVKILERLPVKFRCRCSRERFEQAMIGLGNKEIEAMIEEDHGAEVSCHFCNEVYHFTEEELQTLIKQ
- a CDS encoding peptidylprolyl isomerase; protein product: MSRKLLLALIVVLLITNIATLLFWDNEQSIVRNNDEEIEINNDGSVASIDGEAISYEEWMDSLRNSYGENQLEAMIDQAVVNQLAEAKKIDVHEKVIEREVALLTSMQGVTGEQEFEEKEEEWREDIRYRYQLQQLLTEDTSIPEEEVESYYNQYGNEYDFASSMQLSHIVVQNFETAEKVIGELEEGASFDLLAQEYSIDEESASDGGYLGFIRTNSQFFPNGYEEVAADMEEYSYSEPFEADTGVAIIYLHRKLQSIDFTYDEIKPYVESELALNEMDQSLQADPLWEELDIEWIYGE
- the folP gene encoding dihydropteroate synthase; amino-acid sequence: MILKTTTKSFDLSDRTHIMGILNVTPDSFSDGGSYTTIENAVKQAMEMEKLGADIIDIGGESTRPDHEPVSEEEEARRVVPMIQAVKEKINIPISIDTYKAETARQAVEAGAEIINDVWGAKMDPEIAHVAADYQVPIILMHNRTTKDYTFLIDDMKKDLAESITIALKAGVTRENIVLDPGVGFAKTAEDNLVVMNNLEQFANLGYPLLLGTSRKRFIGGVLDLPAEERDNGTGATTCLGITKGAQIIRVHNVKANAEMAKMMDAMLAEGGKTVG
- the cysK gene encoding cysteine synthase A; translation: MRVANDIAGLIGETPIVKLNRMTDEDSADIYLKLEFMNPGSSVKDRIAMSMIEAAEKNGSLKDGDTIIEPTSGNTGIGLAMVGAAKGYKTILVMPDTMSKERRNLLRAYGAELVLTPGAEAMKGAIKKAEELKEENGYFMPQQFNNEANTEVHARTTGKEIVEQMSDGLDAFVSGIGTGGTITGAGKVLKDNFDGIKLYAVEPEDSPVLSGGSPGPHKIQGLGAGFVPKILNTDIYEEVIQISNEESFETSRKVATTNGILGGVSAGAAVAAAQKVAKQLGKGKKVLAVIPDNGERYLSTPLYQFDEE
- the folB gene encoding dihydroneopterin aldolase, producing the protein MDKIMLNTMQFYGFHGLLPEENKLGQRFNVDVELFMDLKRPGKTDDMNDSIHYGQVYELIKEIAEGEAKHLIEAVAETIAEALLTSFELLTACTVKVTKPDPPIPGHYQSVAVEIFREKTV